CGGTAGGGGGCGGGTTCCGTCCGATGGCCGCAAGCGGGTAAGGCCGGTCTGAACGGCGGATGCGATCTACTTGACCGGGTCCGTCCTGGTCGGATCGCGGGACGAGGCGGCTTCGACCGTGGCGATGACCTTTCCGGCCTTCCTCTCGCGTTTCCAGAAGTCGCGTTTCGTCCAGCGCAGGTGCTCCACCATTCGCGGGCGGTTGTGAGCTGGCCTTTCCTCACGTTCGCCATGGCTCTCACTCGCTCTCGCCGTCCACAGGCTGGATCGCGATGCCGGCCATCTCGGCGGCCATCAGGCGCGCAGCGCCCGTGCGGGCCATGCGCAACGTCAGCGCTTTTCGCGTCGGGGCGGAGAGCCTGTGTTCCGGCGCGTCGCGCAGAATCTCGGCGCCGTAGCCGTCGGAGAGGATGAAGCCGCATTCGTCGGGGAAGATCCCGGCCGGCACGTCCGGATGCGTGGCAAAGAAGAAGCGGTCGCAGAACAGGCGGTATTCCGGCCATTTGCGGTCGACGCGGAAATCCTCGATCGAGGATTTCACCTCGATGATCCAGACGTCGCCGTTCTTCATCAGCGCCACGAGGTCGGCGCGGCGGCCTGTCACCAGGCACAGCTCCGGCAGGATCGTCGCGCCCATCTCCAGGAACAGCCGCTGCACCCCGCGCCTGACCAGCATGGCGCGCTCGGACTGACGGCCGTCCACCAGCGG
The Mesorhizobium australicum genome window above contains:
- a CDS encoding MmcB family DNA repair protein, whose product is MPIVSPIKPPNPLVDGRQSERAMLVRRGVQRLFLEMGATILPELCLVTGRRADLVALMKNGDVWIIEVKSSIEDFRVDRKWPEYRLFCDRFFFATHPDVPAGIFPDECGFILSDGYGAEILRDAPEHRLSAPTRKALTLRMARTGAARLMAAEMAGIAIQPVDGESE